A stretch of the Actinoalloteichus fjordicus genome encodes the following:
- a CDS encoding DUF418 domain-containing protein, producing the protein MTTTHDHPTPPLSRAIAPDLARGLMLLFIALANVPWFLYGEPTALGSVHRPDATGLDVVWQTIAIVAIDGRSYPLFAFLFGYGIWQLYLRQAAAGVEEKSARRLLQLRHFWMIVFGAVHAALLWQGDVVGAYGLIGLIVVWLFLRRTDRTLRRWIIALGSLLAIVTALVSLAGMTAPDDLDMAEAALPQLAAMTSYVDSITSRFLFWLTLAVAQGVLSLVVPIAVLLAIVCARRRVLESPETHRPLLRRTAIVGISVGWLGAVPSVLVHHGVWDLPEWSPILLHALTGLFAALGYAALFALIAARFATTRTPGLLVRGLTAVGKRSLSCYLLQSVIFAPLLSAWGLGLGGVLDEWQAALVAVAAWLVSMAFAVLLERAGRRGPAEWLLRALAYRGRRSIATPVSS; encoded by the coding sequence ATGACGACGACGCACGACCATCCGACTCCGCCACTGAGCCGGGCCATCGCACCGGACCTCGCCCGCGGACTCATGCTCCTGTTCATCGCGCTGGCCAATGTTCCCTGGTTCCTCTACGGGGAGCCCACCGCGCTCGGCAGCGTCCACCGGCCTGATGCGACCGGCCTCGACGTGGTGTGGCAGACCATCGCGATCGTCGCGATCGACGGGCGAAGCTATCCGCTCTTCGCCTTTCTCTTCGGATACGGCATCTGGCAGCTCTACCTGAGGCAGGCGGCGGCAGGCGTCGAGGAGAAGTCCGCGCGGCGGCTGCTCCAGCTCCGTCACTTCTGGATGATCGTCTTCGGCGCGGTGCACGCGGCGCTGCTCTGGCAGGGCGACGTCGTCGGCGCCTACGGTCTCATCGGCCTCATCGTGGTCTGGCTGTTCCTGCGGCGCACCGACCGGACTCTGCGCAGGTGGATCATCGCGCTCGGCAGCCTCCTCGCGATCGTCACGGCACTGGTGTCGCTGGCCGGGATGACCGCCCCGGATGATCTCGACATGGCCGAGGCCGCGCTGCCGCAGTTAGCCGCGATGACCTCGTACGTCGACTCGATCACGTCTCGATTCCTGTTCTGGCTCACCCTGGCGGTCGCGCAGGGCGTGCTGAGCCTCGTGGTGCCGATCGCCGTGCTCCTGGCGATCGTCTGCGCGCGTCGTCGGGTGCTCGAATCACCGGAGACCCACCGACCGCTGCTCCGACGCACCGCGATCGTCGGCATCTCCGTCGGCTGGCTCGGCGCGGTGCCCTCCGTGCTCGTGCACCACGGAGTCTGGGACCTGCCAGAGTGGTCCCCAATCCTGCTCCATGCGCTGACCGGGCTGTTCGCCGCACTCGGCTATGCGGCGCTGTTCGCTCTCATCGCCGCACGCTTCGCGACGACACGCACGCCCGGCCTGCTGGTCCGTGGCCTGACGGCCGTCGGCAAGCGGTCCCTCTCCTGCTACCTCCTACAGTCGGTGATCTTCGCGCCGCTGTTGTCCGCCTGGGGCCTCGGGCTGGGCGGCGTCCTCGACGAGTGGCAGGCCGCGCTGGTGGCGGTGGCGGCGTGGCTCGTCTCGATGGCCTTCGCCGTCCTGCTCGAACGCGCAGGCAGGCGCGGACCCGCCGAGTGGCTGCTGCGCGCCCTCGCCTATCGCGGACGTCGGTCCATCGCGACGCCCGTCTCGTCCTGA
- a CDS encoding serine hydrolase domain-containing protein, which produces MTAPLAMTQAPDNHVPADVDTRLTDLLAELASRGGIRQAAVAVASDDGTQRWSAAAGPADTIAHPLRPDTPFFIASITKRFVITLVLQAQERGEIDLAAPITDYLPANTITGLHVFGGVDRTSSITVRHLASHTSGLPDHFERRRDGPSLNEHLLAGRDTAWTFEDVIRTTRDRQRPHFAPQDLAAPRQKARYSDTGFQLLIRILETVTGRPFADLLAERITEPLGLTSTWLPGHRPAGATTTALLPLYSGRTPVELTSLLESSNDLFSTTGDLLAFQRALLRGDLFRDPHSRGLLTERRNRLRNIPILRYGLGTMFYKVGRLVSGGRRPVTLIGHSGATGTWLFHCPELQLHLTGTVNQVKGQAVPFSLMARALGIWRA; this is translated from the coding sequence GTGACAGCGCCGCTCGCCATGACGCAGGCACCCGACAACCACGTGCCCGCCGACGTGGACACGCGACTGACCGACCTGCTCGCGGAGCTCGCTTCTCGCGGCGGGATTCGCCAGGCTGCCGTCGCCGTCGCAAGCGACGACGGCACGCAGCGCTGGTCGGCCGCCGCCGGTCCGGCCGACACCATCGCGCATCCGCTGCGTCCCGATACTCCGTTCTTCATCGCGAGCATCACCAAGCGGTTCGTCATCACGCTGGTGCTCCAGGCTCAGGAGCGCGGGGAGATCGACCTCGCTGCGCCGATCACCGACTATCTGCCCGCGAACACGATCACGGGTCTGCACGTCTTCGGCGGAGTCGACCGCACGTCCTCGATCACCGTGCGGCACCTCGCGAGCCACACCTCCGGGCTGCCGGACCATTTCGAGAGGCGTCGCGACGGCCCCAGTCTGAACGAGCACCTGCTCGCCGGTCGGGATACGGCCTGGACCTTCGAGGACGTGATCAGGACCACCCGCGACCGGCAACGTCCGCACTTCGCACCGCAGGATCTCGCTGCCCCGCGACAGAAGGCGCGCTACTCCGACACCGGCTTCCAGCTGCTCATTCGAATCCTGGAGACGGTGACCGGTCGGCCGTTCGCCGATCTGCTCGCCGAACGGATCACCGAGCCGCTCGGCCTGACCAGCACCTGGTTACCCGGTCACCGCCCGGCAGGCGCGACGACCACTGCACTGCTCCCGCTCTATTCGGGCCGAACCCCCGTGGAACTGACCTCGTTGCTGGAGTCCAGCAACGACCTGTTCAGCACCACCGGCGACCTGCTCGCCTTCCAACGGGCACTGCTTCGCGGCGACCTCTTCCGCGACCCGCACTCCCGAGGGCTGCTCACCGAGCGACGCAACCGCCTGCGCAACATTCCCATCCTGCGTTACGGACTGGGCACCATGTTCTACAAGGTCGGTCGTCTCGTGTCCGGGGGGCGCCGCCCTGTCACCCTCATCGGCCACTCGGGAGCCACCGGAACGTGGCTCTTTCACTGCCCGGAACTCCAGCTGCATCTGACCGGCACCGTCAACCAGGTCAAGGGGCAGGCCGTCCCCTTCAGCCTCATGGCGCGGGCGCTGGGCATCTGGCGGGCATGA
- a CDS encoding CocE/NonD family hydrolase encodes MNRSRHPVAVSAAAAVVLAATGAMAGSAVAEPATGAVATADKSVTHEENDRVPEGAAWTQHYFPSSDGSEVELHADVLLPADLAEGEQVPVILSAGAYFGHSGQTDVEDWTHTGPSDRFNDFIEGTDLFDRGYAFVMVDTRGFGGSTGCLDFAGPGDEADVKAAIDWAADQSWSTGAVGMYGKSWDAITGLMGNNLDQDALKAVVAQEPIWDLQRNIRSNGVPRTTIVNTANAYNKIAELPQMPDDDPRYLANAAYEDDNPMCIVENLLGYQNADPESEYWRARDFAEHAKGTDTPLFVTQGFLEWNTEPEAMQEFLENHEGPQRGWLGQWDHVRGNDRVEDGRLAMGREGWFEETISFYDQYLKDVEPSVEYPNFAVQDSNGTWRAQDSWPVTDSAATLPIGGGSYLDDGAEAGPTDENTFVQWSEPLEQDTRITGTPRISLAAGGYGDLMVKLYDVAPDGNAVMFDEQVSRVKPGAMGFDLKSTDWTMAAGHSLAVEIGTIQPGGDWLKTPAHETIQVDDVELELALDDPADDNGVPGERAPYLDTYLAAWSKELPIGTPSFTVPPARG; translated from the coding sequence GTGAACAGATCCCGACATCCGGTGGCTGTCTCGGCCGCGGCCGCTGTCGTACTCGCCGCGACCGGTGCGATGGCAGGCTCCGCCGTCGCCGAGCCTGCGACCGGTGCGGTCGCCACGGCCGACAAGTCGGTCACCCACGAGGAGAACGACCGCGTCCCCGAGGGTGCGGCCTGGACGCAGCACTACTTTCCGTCCTCGGACGGCTCGGAGGTGGAACTGCACGCCGACGTCCTGCTGCCCGCAGACCTGGCCGAGGGCGAGCAGGTGCCGGTCATCCTGTCGGCAGGCGCGTACTTCGGACACTCCGGGCAGACCGACGTCGAAGACTGGACGCACACCGGCCCCTCGGACCGCTTCAACGACTTCATCGAAGGCACCGACCTGTTCGACCGGGGCTACGCCTTCGTCATGGTGGACACGCGCGGCTTCGGCGGCTCCACCGGCTGCCTCGACTTCGCGGGCCCCGGCGACGAGGCCGACGTCAAGGCGGCGATCGACTGGGCCGCGGACCAGTCCTGGTCCACCGGCGCCGTGGGAATGTACGGCAAGTCCTGGGACGCCATCACCGGCCTGATGGGCAACAACCTGGATCAGGACGCCCTCAAGGCCGTCGTCGCCCAGGAACCCATCTGGGACCTGCAACGCAACATCCGCTCGAACGGGGTGCCCCGCACCACCATCGTCAACACGGCCAACGCGTACAACAAGATCGCCGAGCTGCCCCAGATGCCGGACGACGATCCCCGCTATCTGGCGAACGCCGCGTACGAGGACGACAACCCGATGTGCATCGTGGAGAACCTGCTCGGATACCAGAACGCCGACCCGGAGTCGGAGTACTGGCGGGCCCGCGACTTCGCGGAACACGCCAAGGGCACCGACACACCGCTGTTCGTGACCCAGGGCTTCCTCGAGTGGAACACCGAGCCGGAGGCGATGCAGGAGTTCCTGGAGAATCACGAGGGACCCCAGCGCGGCTGGCTCGGCCAGTGGGACCACGTGCGCGGCAACGACCGTGTCGAGGACGGCAGACTGGCCATGGGCCGCGAGGGCTGGTTCGAGGAGACGATCTCCTTCTACGACCAGTACCTCAAGGACGTCGAACCGTCCGTCGAGTACCCGAACTTCGCCGTTCAGGACAGCAACGGCACCTGGCGCGCCCAGGACTCCTGGCCCGTCACGGACAGCGCCGCCACCCTCCCGATCGGCGGCGGCTCCTACCTGGACGACGGCGCCGAGGCCGGCCCCACGGACGAGAACACGTTCGTCCAGTGGTCCGAGCCGCTTGAGCAGGACACCCGGATCACCGGCACGCCGCGCATCTCCCTGGCCGCCGGGGGATACGGCGACCTCATGGTCAAGCTGTACGACGTCGCCCCGGACGGCAACGCGGTCATGTTCGACGAGCAGGTCTCCCGGGTGAAGCCGGGCGCGATGGGCTTCGATCTCAAGTCGACCGACTGGACCATGGCCGCAGGCCACTCCCTGGCCGTCGAGATCGGCACCATCCAGCCCGGCGGCGACTGGCTCAAGACCCCGGCCCACGAGACGATCCAGGTCGACGACGTCGAACTCGAGCTGGCCCTGGACGACCCGGCCGATGACAACGGCGTCCCCGGCGAGCGGGCACCGTACCTGGACACCTATCTGGCGGCGTGGAGCAAGGAGCTGCCCATCGGCACCCCGTCCTTCACGGTGCCGCCCGCCAGGGGCTGA